The nucleotide window AAACATTCAGGTGTTCTCTTAGCAATAAAGCATGAGTGATATGAACAAGTCTTTCTTGCCAAACCGCATAAGATACAGGACAGAAGATTAATTAGGCATCTCAATGTTAATAGTACCCAACTTTCAGCATAAATCAAGTCACCACGAGTAAATGAGAGCAACCACCAAGTTATTCAATCAAAACAAAACTGGAGTTAAGGTCTAAAAAATATCATGATATAAGCCGTATTAAATAAGAAACACGACAGATCCAACAGTTCATTGTTGACAACCTACAAAAATTAAGTTCGTCAAGCACTAAGAAAATAAACAGATGAAGGGAATTAAATGAACTACAgtctcctccctcttcttccaGCATAAACATTCATTTATTATACAAATTAAACTGTAGTAACAGCAAAAGCAACCCAAACAAGTTAAAGAAACACAATCCTTGCATTTTTGTGCTTCGGTGGCTTGACTAAATGAGGTCCCTTGCGAAGCAATCAAATAACCACATATGCATATACAGTGCCTATATGCACAAACTAAATCTTGGCACACCAATAAGTAGTCATTCTATTTTTTCCCATAACAGCTCTAAAGATTTAAATGATTAAATTTTAACTATGAGAATTCCCAGATCCCACTACATAAAGTACACAACTCAAAATAGATTGTGGAAGCACAAGTGCTCCTAAAATTGATTGCAGATGAATGAATGATTCCATATTAACCTGCAGGAAGCTAATTGTTAAAAGCTTATCAGATCTCCACGAGCCAATGATAGGACTAGAATCAGTCATTTCAAATGATACATGTTCTCAACACTGATGAGGATCCCCATTACTCACAAGTTTCTAGAGGACCCCAAGAGTCATATACTGTAGTAGAACAAATTGCTGAGGCTAGATTGAAAATCAAAACTCGCCAGCTTCGTCTCAGAGCAGACATGAATCAACTATTACTCAATAAGACTATGTTCATGACCATGCATATCAGACAGAAACAACACAACTCACCATCACAGGTAGCTACAACACAAAACAACAAACTCAGAAAGAAAAATAGGAATTATATGAAGAATATATTGTGGTTGCAAAACTTGGCAATGCAAAACAAAAGCATGATACTTACTGGTGCCTGAACAATGTACGCTTTAATTAAATGGATTTATTTCCTGACAGGTGAAGAGAAAGAAAATGCATAACAAGACATGATGACTATTAAGCACCAAAACCATCTTATGCCTGCTCAGTCACACAGTTGTACATAATTATGCTGTACAATTTGCAAAAGTCGCATGAACTTTATATAACAAATTGCCAAATTCAAATTAGCATAACCCACGTTTATGTAATGAATGTGGTTTGTGAGACAACAGATGTGTTACGTAGCCAAGAAGTTTACTAACCCAGATAGCATGCCAATTGTGTCACACAACAGAGAAAGAAGAAACTTTGAGACAAAGAGAAAATTCCAATTCTGATTATATTTAAACTTACCAATACGGCCAATTTTCATGCCAGAGCGGGCAAGTGCCCTGAGAGCAGACTGAGCACCAGGACCGGGTGTTTTTGTCTTATTTCCACCAGTAGCACGCAACTTAATGTGCAAAGCAGCAATCCCAAGTTCCTACAAATATAAAGGAGACAAAATAAAGACATCATCACAACTAACtaaaataaaaaacaatataAATAATGAAACACCGCAAAGTAAGAGACCTTGCATCTCTGTGCAACATCTTGTGCTGCAAGCATTGCTGCatactgtcacggccttagctggaattgcctacggcgtgaggtacccttgcggccaagacgcgaacttagcttgcgttgcctaagtcgcgcttcgcccttgcaatattgctccgcaaagatcagcccacttgtaacctctcgcagatcccgaaggacctgtaaaagagaaagttgattagttcgaaagaacgagcggcggacaagtcccaacgtctcgcgaaaagaggggaagctttacaagcaattcagcgagcaccttacgtacacaagagaaaagagggagagggggaaaacaagggctttagaaggttgaacgaacagctgcaagcccacaaacagctgctcaccgagtcccgggcacgacaacaagttcccgtcaaggcaacgtacgaacttgcgaatgagtgttcaacgcccagtactataccgaagccccatccagctttgtgccacccggggggttcaaaggggctgagatggctgacgttttggtgagcgaaggcagattccagaaatcagcccacggcatacgaaaacggagctgttttggggctgttttgctcggttcggtgagcggtcgctttgtaacgctgcagcttgtttgaacttacatttttacaagcaaaatgactcaaaaccaaggcaaaacaggctgccaagtaactgtacatgtagatgagagcgacgaacggttcgttgaacggagttgttgcgggtgcacgacgaccgttcgtgacattctcccccacttaaactgtcgacgcccttgtcgacgcttgttggtagttgttgatgatctcttcttcatgtcgtagggcgtcttcaggctcccaactgacttcagttcggggaacctttcgccacttcaccaagtactttgtCTGCTcaactccgttgggtagctttatcttgcggtccgtcagaatggtttcaactcgcttctcgtaggaggctgtgatgggaggtagccgagttggaacacttcgggaagcatcttgcggatccgagtggtaggcttttaggttgctggcgtgaagaacgttgtaaattttgaaccacgccggcaactacaacttgtaagagacgttgcctaccctgctaataattgggaagggcccttcgtacttgcgcaccaatcctttgtggactttgttcctaaaaaattggagtgatgctggttggagctttaccaacaccaaatcgccaactttgaactcttgcggtcgccttcccaagtctgcccacttcttcatcctttttgccgccttctccaagtaagcccgcacaatatctgcatttcgatgccactcctttgcgaaatggtaggctgacggactactcccagtatacccaatgaccatggtgtgcggagtcgacggttgttgtctggtaatgatctcgaaggggctcttgttggatgcagagctccgctgcaagttgtaggagaattgggcaatgtccaacggcttcacccaatctcgttggttggcactcacgtagtgccgaagatattgctccaggagcgagtttatccttttagtctggccatccgtctaggggtggaggcttgtagagaagtataactttgaccccaacaatttgaatagctcgatccagaatcgtcccaggaaccgagcgtctcgatcactaatgatattgtgcgggactccctaatacttcaccacatccttcatcatcagcttggctgcctcctctactgaacagtgtaggggagtagcaatgaaagttgcaaaatttgaaaaccgatcgaccaccacgagtatcgatccgagtctccctacaagtggcaagcttgatatgaagtccaaggaaatgctctcccacggcctttctagtacgggcaatgactccaaaagtcccaccggcttccgctgctccaccttgtcttgttggcaagtaaggcatattcgaacatattcctccacatcagtctccatcttcggccagtagaaagccctctccacgagagccaacgttctgtgaatgcttgggtgtcccagcccaaagggaatcgtgacactcttttaagagttcacgcctcaaattgtctactcggggaacataaactctattcccttttgtgtaaacgagtccctcctgaacccaaaatcgtcgtgccttgccttctttgatgagctgcatcaggataactgcctgggggtcactatacagtccatccttgatcctggaaaggaagttggagtgcaactgacttgcttggcctccgccctccaattgtgtgacattcacacgctccactttccgactcaatgcatcggccacgacatttgccttcccaggcttgtactccattgccatatcaaaatcAGCCAGGAAGTTCTGCCAacgcgcctgctttggggagagcttcttctgagtttggaaatagctcggaGCAATGTTATCCGTCCTCaccacaaatcgcgatccgaggagatagtgtcgccaaactcatagacagtggatcaccgctgtcatctccttctcatgcactggataccgccgctcggtctcgttgagtttgcggctctcataggccaccggatgaccctcctgcatgagtactcccccaatagcgaagtccgaagcatctgtatggacttcaaaaggctccccatagtctggcaatttgagtactggttcttccataacagcaaccttcagatcttggaatgctatttcatatttgtcagacccacttccaaggctgctccttcttcagcaactccgttagtggggttgcacgcttcgaatatcccgctatgaagcgttgataatagttgacgaaaccaaggaaggatctcaactctggcaccttctttggagttcgccattccacaactgcttgcaccttcgacttatccatccgaatggagccatcaccgattcgatgtcccaagaataagatctcagtttgagcaaagtagcatttctcccttttcacgaacaaagtgttctccctgagaaccttgaaaattgtccgaaggtgtttgacgtgctcctcgagcgtttgactatagacgacgatatcgtccaagtagacgaccacgaacttatccaaatactccttgaatagctggttcatgaga belongs to Musa acuminata AAA Group cultivar baxijiao chromosome BXJ3-5, Cavendish_Baxijiao_AAA, whole genome shotgun sequence and includes:
- the LOC135638081 gene encoding small ribosomal subunit protein uS11y-like, whose translation is MSGRRKTREPKEDNVTLGPAVREGEQVFGVAHIFASFNDTFIHVTDLSGRETLVRITACHEQSSRTRNNSVQRTVHRSHLHELGIAALHIKLRATGGNKTKTPGPGAQSALRALARSGMKIGRIGKFKYNQNWNFLFVSKFLLSLLCDTIGMLSGLVNFLAT